In Thermoanaerobaculia bacterium, the sequence TGTGGCCGTAGCGGACGCCGTCCTTGAGGAGGAAGCGCCGCGCGTCGCCACTGGTGCAGACGGCGCCCTGGCGGACCTCGAGGATCTGTTCGGTGCGGGCCGAGGCGGGATCGTCCACTCCCACCACCCACGGTTCGCCGTCGCGGCGCGGGCCGGTCAGCACCAGATCTCCTCCCAGATTCACCAGGCAGGCGACTTCCGGGGCGGCCTGCCGCAGCAGCAGCGCCGCGCGGTCCGCGGCATACTCCTTGCCGAGGCCGCCGAGATCGAGCTCCATCCCGGCGGGCAGGGTGAGGACAGGTCGTCGCCAGGTCACGCGCTGCCAGCCCACCAGCGGCACGAGCTCAGCGACCTGGGCCGCGGTCGGAACCCGGTCGCTGCCGTCGAACTTCCAGGCGCGCCGGAGCACTCCGGAGGTGACGTCGAACGCACCTTCGGAGATGCGGTGGCAGCGGGCGGCGAAGTCGAGCAGATCGGCGGTTTCGCTATCCACCGCGAACGGTTCGCCGGCGGCGGCGTGCAGCCGGGCCAGCACCGAGTCGCTGCGGTAGCGCGAGAACTTGGCCTCGATGCGGTGGACCTCGACGGCGGCAATCTCGGTCAGCCGGCGCGTCACCCGCCGGTTGCCACCTTCGACGAGGACTTCACAGGGGCTGGCCATGGCGTCGAAGCGGCCCGCCCCATGGCCGGCCGCCCGGCGCACACGGAGCGTGCCCGGATCGAAGGTCAGCGCCGCCTCAGAAGGCGCACCCAAACTGCACCATCAGCGCATCCACGGCAGGAAAGAGCTCGTAGTCTGCCAGCACTCCGGGTTGCGCGCCGGAGACGGTGCCACTCTGCTCGTAGTACTCGAGCTTGATGTTCCACTCGCGATCGTGGCGCATCGGGCGCCCGTACTTGAGGCCGAACGTGACGCCAGTGAGGTCGCCAAGCCGGTAGTCGGCGCTGGCGTGGCCGGGAAGGGCTTCGCCCGCCGCGAGATAGCGGGTATAGAAACTGGCGGCGGACTGCTGGTAGAGCCGGGCGTGAGGCTGCAGGTAGCCCGCCCCGCCGAGGTCCCAGCGATAGCGCAGGTCGATCGTATGTGAGCGGATCCGCCAGTCGTCCCAATGGTAGCGATAGCTCACGTCCGCCGCATCCTCGGAGCGCATCTGGCGTTTGTAGGCCACGTAGAGACTCTGTTTCGTTCGCGCGTCGGGCCGCGACTCGTAGAGCTGATCGACCGGGTTCCCCTGGTTCGGGCCGGGCAAGGGGTCGATCAGGCTCACCAGCTTGTAGGGATCCGTCAGGTAGCCGGAGCTCCTGCCGACGCTGTAGTTGATCTGTACCAGGGAGCGGCGGTCGAGGATCTGCGTCAGCCCGAACAGCAGGTCGTAGAGCGACTTCGTGTCCCCGCTCCCGATGCGATTGAGCGGTGGGACTCCGCCGCCGTCGTCCTCACCACCGCCGGGAACTTCGGGCGACATGCTGCCGAGCGGCTCCGGCAGGCCCCCCACCGGGTCGACGGTGTCGTAGCCGAGCGCGGCCCCCAGCGAGAGCGTGGTGTTGCGTTGGTTGAAGTCGCGTGCCAGGACAGCATTGACCGAGTAGGAACCGTAGTCGTATTCGGTCGAGACATTGGCACCGAACGTCGCTTTCCAGAGCGGCGAGAGCGGCTTCTCCCAGCTCATGTTGAGCGCCCAGCGCGTGTCGAGGAAACTCGTGTCGAGCGGGGTCTCCCCCGGCTGCGTGGCGTAGCTCCCGTGACCCGAAGGCGTGGTGTAGGTCTGCGCCCGGGAGGAGGGCGTCGCGCCGTTGGCCGAGGCGCCGGTCAGCGAGTCAACCGTGAGTCGGAAATTCAACGCCTTGCCGTCACCCCGGTCCCAGCGCGCCGAGACCACAGGTTCGATAGCGGTGACCCGGTTGGTTTCGCTGTAATAGAGCACCTGCGAGTCGAAGCTCCAGCCGTCGGCCTGCGCTGCAGGGCAGCCGAGCAGCACGCCGGTCGCCGCGGCCAGCGCCAGGCGCACGCTGTTGTCCCGATTCAGTTGCATCCGCAGCCTCCGCCCGCAAAGCCCGAGCCACCGCTCGAGGCCTCTTTGCTGAAATAGATGTGTTCGTCGAGCGCGAGCTCGAGCGGATAGCCGTCGAAGCGCATGCAGCGTTTGGCGAGCTCGCCGCGGTCCCAGGGCTTCGCCCCCAGGCGGGGAGCGGCCGGGGTCGCTTCCGGAGACGTGGCCGCGGCCTGCTCCGTGGCGGCGGACGCGGACGATGCGGGCGTCCCGGACGTCGAGGGCGATGCCGATGACGTGGACGATGCGCAACCCGCGAGCGCGCTCGCCAGCATCAACGCGAGCAGCGCCAGAATGGGTCGAGTCCGGTCGATCCAGCGGATCCTGCAGATCATGGGGCCTCCTCGTCGAGCAGTTGCGCGATCCTGCTTTGGAGCTTCGCCTCATCGGCCTTGCGAAAACCGCTCTGACGGAAGCGGGTCTTGCCGTCCCGCGCGATGAGCACGGTGGTCGGCATCCCTTCGAGCCGCCACTGCTCGGCGAGCTTCCCGGCCGGGTCGAAGGCGATCCTGAAGCCGACCGGAGTCTCGGCGAGGAACTCCTCCGCGAGGCGACGATCCGTGTCGACGTTGACCGCAATCACCACCAGGCCCCGTTTCCCGTGCTCTGCCTGGAGCCCGTCCATGTAGGGAAAGCTCGCACGACAGGGTTGACACCAGGAGGCCCAGAAATCGAGGTAGACGACCTGGCCGGCGTAGGCTGAGAGGTCAAGCGCAGCGAGCTCCTCGTAGGCGGCCGCTGGCGGTCCCAGGAGCACCACGAAGACGAATACGAGAATTCCCGTTCTCTTGGCCAGGCGCATGAGGAGCGACTCCCGGAGAGGCGACCCTGGCTGTATATCACCCGCTCCCGCCGGCCGACCCGTCCGAAGGGGCGGCAACCGCCGGGCACGCGAGCGCCAACGGCGCTAGACTGCAGCGCAACTTGAACGACAACGAACGACGCGACCTCGGGCCCGGCAGTTCGCTCGCCCACTACCGCATCACCGCCAAGCTCGGCGAAGGCGGCATGGGCGAGGTCTGGAGCGCCACCGACACCCGACTCGACCGCGAGGTCGCCATCAAAGTGCTGCCCGCCGCGTTAACAGAAGACAAGGAGCGCCTGGCACGTTTCGAACGCGAGGCGAAGCTCCTCGCCCAGCTCAACCACCCGAATATCGCCCAGATCTACGGCCTCGAAAGCAGCGGCGCGACCCACGCCCTCGTCATGGAGCTCGTCCCCGGCCCGACCCTGGCCGAACGCCTCGAATCCGGGCCTCTTCCCTTTTCTGAGAGCGTTTCTTTCGCGCTGCAGATCGCGCAGGCGCTCGAAGAGGCGCACGAGAAAGGCATCGTCCATCGTGACCTCAAGCCCCAAAACATAAAGGCTTCCAGTGAAGGCAAAGCCAAGGTCCTCGATTTCGGATTGGCCAAAGCGATGGAGGCAGCGCCCGGTTCCGCGTCCGCCACCGATCTCGCGCGTTCGCCGACGCTGATGAACTCCCCCACCCTGACCGCGGTCCACGGCACCCAGCTGGGCATCATCCTGGGCACTGCGGCCTACATGGCGCCGGAGCAGGCGCGCGGCGCGGCCGTCGACAAGCGGGCCGACATCTGGGCGTTCGGAGTGCTCCTCTACGAGATGCTCACCGGCGAGCGTCTGTTCGAGGGCGACAGCGTCGTTGACACCCTCTCGGCGGTGATGCGCAAAGAGATCGATCTCGGTCGCCTCCCCGCCGGCACACCGGGGGTGATCCGGCAGCTCCTGCGCCGCTGCCTCGAACGCAACCCGAAACGGCGGCTGCACGACATCGCCGATGCGCGGATCGTGCTCGAGGACGTATTGGCTGGCGTCGACGTCGACGAGCGGGGGGCACCGGTTGGGCGAGCGCAATCGCGCACGCCCGGGCGAACTCACCTGACCTGGCTCGCCGGTCTCCTCATCGCGGTCGCCGGCACCGCCCTTCTCACCCGCTTCGCGGGTGAACACGGCGCGGCGCCGGGCGAGCCGCAGCGCCTGGCCATCCATCTTGCCAACGACCAGGAACTGGCCATCGGCGGCAACTCCCTGCTGACCTTTTCGCCCGACGGGCGCAGCCTGGTGTTCGCCGTGATGGAGAAGGGTCGGCGAGCGATCTACCGGCGCGAGCTCGGCCAACGGGACGCCGAAAGGATCGAAGGCACCGAAGACGGCGAGGCGCCCTTCTTCTCGCCCGATGGCCGCTCGCTCGGCTTCGTCGCGCGGGGACAGGTGATGAAGGTCGCGGCCGCGGGGGGCCGCCCGGTCCGCATCGGCGAGGCGCGCGGCGCGGGCGGCGCGACCTGGCTCGACGACGGCACGATCGTGCTGGCGCCGATCTACTCCGACGGGCTCTTCCGCATGACCGCCGAGGGCGCCAACCTGACACGGCTGACGACCCCCGATCGCGACGCCGGCGTGCTCGGCCACTGGTGGCCCGACGAGGTTCCCGGCGGACGGTGGGTGTTGTTCACCGCGTTCCGAACGCCGGTCGACACCTCGCGGGTCGGCGCTGTCGACCTCACCACAGGGGAAGTCCGCTGGCTCGTCGAGGGCGGCTTCTTCGGCCGCTACCTGGCGACCGGGCATCTTCTCTACGCCAAGGGGCAGCGTCTCTACGCCGTGCCGTTCGACGCCGCGACGGCCACCGTGGGCGGTGCGGCCGTGACCGTTCTCGACGACCTGCTCGTCGAGCAGACTGGCGGCTTCGCCATGCTGGCGGTGTCGCGCCGCGGCACGCTCGCCTACGTCAGCGAGTCGCTCGGCCACCTGCCGACCGAGCTGGTCTGGCTCGATCGCGCCGGGATCGCAACGCCGGCGGCGACCGAGCGCCGGCGCTACCTGACCGTCGGCCTCTCGCCCGATGGCCGTCGGGCGGCTCTCACCGTGCAAGGCGAAAGCCGCGACCTGTGGGTTCTCTCGTTCGACCGGGGCACCCTCTCGCGCCTGACCAGTGGCGACGACACGGAGTTCGACCCCACATGGACGCCCGACGGCAACGAGCTGATCTACGTCGTGGACCGTCCGCCGTTCGAGCTCCATCGTATTGCCGCCGGAGCACCCGACTCCGGACGCCCGGTCTGGAACGAGCCGGCGGAGCTCGACCACACGACGCCGGTCGTCGCGCCCGATGGCCGGACGGTCGTCTACAGCCTGACCGAGGAGGGTACGGGGACGAATCTCTACGCTCGCCCGTTCGCCGGCGGCGAGCCGCGGGCGCTCCGCGCCAGCCGCGGCCAGGAGCTGTACGCCTCGTTCTCGGCGGACGGCCGTTGGCTCGCCTACGAATCGGACGAAACCGGGCGCCCGGAGATCTACGTCGAGGCGTTTCCGGGACCGGGGGAGCGCGTCCAGGTCTCCGCCGACGGCGGGCGTCAGCCGCGCTGGGCCGCCAACGGCGAGCTCTTCTACCGTCATGACGACGAACTGCGCGTCGTCGTGACGCGCTTCGACGGGCGCTTTGCCTTCGAGCCGCCGCGCTCGCTGTTCCGGTATCCAATAAAGCAGAGCAGCAGCGGCGGCACCGAGGCCCACCTCTACGACGTCAGCGCCGACGGCCGGCGCCTCCTGGCCATTACCACCCCGGAAACGCTGCGACCACGGCAGATCGACATCGTCACCGAATGGACGACCGAGCTCGTTCGCCTGATGTCCGGGGGCAAACCGTAGGCGAGAGCAGGTCCGGCGCCCGGCGAGCGGAGCCCCAGGTTCGGCAAACGCCTGGGCCCCTAGGAGATCACCGCCAAGCTCGGCGAGGGCGGCATGGTAGTGGTCTACCGAGCGACCGACACCTAGCTCAATCCTGAGCTCGGCGCGAGCCCGGCCGCTGGTTCAGAATCCGAAGGCGAAGCGTAGCGCCTGCTCGAGCTCGCGGTCGCGCCCCTCTGCCGGCGGGAACTCGTGGCCGAGGCCGGGGTAGATCCGTACCCGGACACCAGCCCCGGCCTTCTCGAGCCGTCTTGCCGCGAGCCGGTTGTTGGCAGCCGCTTCGTCGCGCTCGCCGTTCAGGAACGCGAAGCGCGGGAACGGACTCGGCAGGCGCTCCGGAACCGGCGCCAACCGCTCCTCGAACCAGCCCGCGACCGCGACAACTCCGGCGAACCTCTCCGGGTAGCGCGCGGCCATCGTCAGCGCGACGCCGGCGCCCTGCGAGAAGCCGGTGAGCACGACCGGACCGATGGGGCGTTCTTTGGCCGTGCGTGCGATCGCCTCGAGTACCAGATACTCGGCCTGCTCGACGACGCCCCAGCCGAAGCCGTTGCCGACCCCCTCCTGCCCGCGCGGGACGACCAGCAGCGCCCCGAGACGGGAAGCCGCGGCGCGAAACGCCTCGGCGATCGGTTCCGGAGTGCCGCCGTAGCCGTGCAGCGCGACGACGAGCGGCAGGGGCCCGTTCGGCGTCCCCTTGGGCGTGCGCTTGGGCGCGAACGAGAGCAGCGGCGCGCTCGCCAGGCGCGGCTTGGTGAGCTCGAGCTCCGCGGCGTTGTTCCCGCGAATGCGCTCCAGGGCCGCGGCGTAGCCGCGCTGCTCGCGGATCGGATCGAGGTCTTCGTCCCGCAGCAGCGTCGAGGTGAAGGCGAAACCGAGCTCGGCGCTCCGCGTCAGCGCGACGACCGCATCCTCTTTGCGGCCGCCGCGCGACAGCATGCAGGCGAGATTGTAGGCGTCGGGCGCCGAATCGGGGCGCGCGGCCGTGAGCTGCCGCGCCACCTCGACCGCCGCCTCCCAGTCTCTCCTCGCCGCCGCGCGGGCGAGCTCGCGGGAGAGCGCCTCGACGCTGGCCGGCGCGCTCTCCTTGGGGAAAGCGAATACGGAATGCTGGGCGACCGCCAGCCCGAGCACGAGCGTGAGCCCCATGGCGAGCTGGCGGCGGAATGCGTTCGTTCGACTACGGAGCGGCATCGCCTCCGTCTACGCTGTCCGCCCAGTCGAGGTTTCTTTGCCCGGAGGGGCAAGGACGGCATTTCCGGCTCGACACTCGCTATTGTGCTGCTCACCATGCCCCGGATCACCCGCCGCACCTTCGCCTGGCTGGCGGCGCTCGCGCCGGCTTCGATCGGCCGCGCTTTCGGCGCCCTCTGGAACGACGTCGGCCGACTCGGCGGCGGCGAGCACGAGCTCACGCTGCTCTATACCAACGACTTCCACAGCGCCTTCGAGCCGATCCCGGCCTACTGGCTCCCGGGCTCGCCACGGCTCGGCGGCGCCGCGCACCTCGCCACCCTGATCGACCGCCAGCGCGCCGCGGCGCGGACCACCTTCCTGCTCGACTCGGGCGACATGTTCACCGGCACGATGTCGGTTCTCACCCAGGGCGAAGCCTTGATGGAGATGATGACCGTGATGGGCTACGACGCGATGGGCGTCGGCAATCACGAGTTCGACTACGGCTGGGAGGTCTTCGAGCGCCAGATCACCCGGGTGCCGTTCCCGGTCCTCTGCTGCAATGTCCGCCACCTCGGTGCGCGGTCCCGCTTCTGCCGGCCCTACACCCTCCTGGAGCGCAACGGCGTGCGCCTGGGCGTCATCGGGGTGATGGGCAGCCGGGCAGCGAAGTACACCATCATGCCGTCAAAGGTCGACGGGTTGCAGTTCACCGATCCCGTGGAGGAAGCGGCGGCCTGCGTCGAGGCTCTGCGGCCGGCCGTCGACCTCATCGTCGTGCTCGCCCACCAGGGCCTGCCCGGCCCGATGCAGACCGACGCCGAGAACGACCCCGACGTGCAGCGGCCGCTCGACGAGGACCTCGCCTTCTGCGGCGCCATCCCTGACATCGACGTCTACATCGCTGCGCATTCGCATCGCGGGCTCGAGACGCCTCTCGTCCATCCCGAAACCGGCACACTCCTCGTCCAGACCTACGGCTACGGCACGCGGCTCGGCGCGCTGCACCTGAAGCTCCGCGACCGCCGGGTGGTCGAGCATCGCGGCGAGCTGCTCAAGGTCTGGAGCGACGAGCTGCCGGCGCATCCCGCGGTGGCGGCGCGTGTCGGGCACTACCAGAAGATCGTCGGCAGTCAGATCGGCGGCGACATCGGGCGCGCAAGCGCGCGCTTCGTCCGCAAGTACAACACTGAGTCGCCGCTCGGCAGCTTCGTCGCCGACGTGATGCGGGAGCGTGCGCGCTGCGACGTCGGCTTCACCAACGCCGGTGGCCTGCGCGCCGACCTGCCGGCGGGTGGTCTGCATCGCGGTCATGTCCTCGATGCGCTGCCTTTCATCAACACGCTCGTCACCCTCGACCTCTCCGGCAGAGACCTGCGCAGCGTCGTCGAGCAGGGCGCCTCGCTCACAGCCGGCATGGTCCAGGTTTCGGGGCTGCGCGCCGTCTACGATCTCGCCCGGCCGATCGGCAGCCGGGTGCTCGATCTTCGGGTGGGCGACCGCCCGGTCGAGGACGACCGGCGCTACCGCGTCGCCACCAACAGCTTCCTCGCCGAAGGCGGCGACCGCTACGAGTCGTTGCGCAACGGCCGGGAGCTCGCGCGCGACGCCCTCTTGAGCGACTGCGTCGTCGACCACCTCCGAGCCACGGGTACCATCGCGCCACCGCCGCCAGGTCGGCTGGTGCCCGCGCGCCGGACATAGTACTGTCGCCCCCGATCCGCCACCGGCATCCGGAACGAAAGCTCGCCAGCACCGCATTCTCCCGAGCCGTGCTGGCGCGGGTAGCGTCAGAGGAGGGCAGCCATGCAATCGCCTCGGGTTACGCGCTGGTGGAGCTCGGTCGCGCTCGCGACGATTCTTCAGGTCTCTCCTGCCGTCGCTGCACAGCGGTTTCACGCTCGTTTCGACCCGATCCCCGCGGGGCCGGTCCTGATCTTCAGCGACGACTTCGAGAGTGCCGGCACCTGCGATTGGGTCTCGACCGCGCCCTGCGCGCTCTACATCCTCACGATTCCGCCGGGAACCGACAGCGGCGATCACGGCTTCCCGACCGTGATCCAGCTCCAGGTCGGTGCTGTCCTGCACATCGTCAACGGCGATCCGACGCCGCACCGGATCCATGCCAACAACAACATTGGACTCCTGCACCAGCCAACCTCGATGACCCAGGGCCAGGAGTACGTAGGGACGGTCAACCAGACAGGTCAGGACACTCTCTACTGCCACGACCACGGGACGGCCAGCGGCGAGCTCATCATCATCGTTCCCTAGGCACAGGCGTCCCCATCCGCTTCACGCCGCAGAGTCCGGCAGATCGCCGCGCCGTCGGGTAGGATCGGCGGCGAATTGATCGGCAAACGACTGGGCCCCTACGAGGTCACCGCCAAGCTCGGCGAGGGCGGCATGGGTGAGGTCTATCGCGCCACCGACACCAGGCTCAAGCGCGAAGTGGCGATCAAAGTGCTGCCGGCGGCGTTCACCGCCGACCCGGAACGGCTCGCCCGCTTCGAGCGCGAAGCGCAGCTCCTCGCGCAGCTGAACCACACCAACATCGCGCAGATTTACGGCCTCGAGACCAGCGGCGCGATCCACGCCCTCGTGATGGAGCTCGTCCCCGGTCCGACGCTCGCCGAGCGCCTCGAATCCGGGCCTCTTCCCTTTGCCGAGAGCCTTTCTTTGGCGCTGCAGATCGCGCAGGCGCTCGAAGAGGCCCACGAGAAGGGGATCGTCCATCGTGACCTCAAACCCCAGAACATCAAGGCTCCCAGTGAAGGCAAGGCCAAGGTCCTCGACTTCGGGTTGGCCAAGGCGATGGAGGCGACCCCCGGCGCCGCGTCCGCCGCCGACCTCGCGCGCTCGCCGACGCTGATGAACTCCCCCACCCTCACTGCGGTCCGCGGCACGCAGATCGGCATGATCCTGGGCACCGCGGCCTACATGGCGCCGGAGCAGGCAAAGGGCAAGACGGTCGACAAGCGGGCCGACATCTGGGCGTTCGGCGTCGTGCTCTTCGAGATGCTGACCGGTCGCCCCCTGTTCGGCGGCGAGACCGTTTCCGAGACGATCGCCGAAGTCCTCAAGCAGGAGATCGACTTCACGAAGTTGCCTGCAGGCCTTCCAGCCAGTGTCGGGCGGCTCCTTCGGCGGTGCCTCGAACGCGATCCGCAGCGCCGCCTGCGCGATATCGGCGAGGCGCGACTGCTGATCGAAGGCGCGCTCGCCGGCGAACCGGAGGCCGCGGGAGGGTCGGTCGAGGGGGCTGCCTGGAAGATCTCGACTCCTTCGGGATCGTTCCTGGTCACCAGCTACCGCATCGGGATCGCCGCCGCGATCGCCGGAGCCGCCCTGATCGGTCTCGCGGCGGGCCGTCTCGTGCAGTCTTCTGAATCCGCCCGGACCGCGAAGGCGATCCGCGCCACGATCGCGCTCCCGCAAGGGCTCGAGCTCGACGGAGTCGGAGCGCCCGAGATCGCGATTTCTCCGGACGGCTCGACGCTCGCCTTTCTGGCGCGGGGCGAGAGCGGGCCGCAACAACTGTACGTGCGGCGCCTCGACGGCGACGAAGCGAGGTTGGTGCCCGGAAGCGAAACCGCCGAGGGCCCGTTCTTCTCGCCCGATGGCAAGTGGGTCGCCTTCGCGGTCGGCGTCTCCGGCCTGGGCGGCGGCGTTCCGCGTGAGCTGCGGAAGCAGTCGCTCGAAACCGGGCTGACCCAGACGGTCGCTCCGATCCAGGACTATTTCGGCGGCGCCTGGCGGAACGACGGCACGATCTTCTTCGTCGACGCCACCGACGGAACCGTCTCGTCGGTTCCGGCGAGCGGCGGCAAGCCGACGCTCGCGGTCGCCAGGGCGAGCGAGCGCGGCGAGTCGCCGCCGGTGGCGCTCTTCTGGCCCGAGCTGCTGCCCGACGGAGGCGCGCTCGTCTTCAGCACGCTCGGGCGCCCGACCGGCGAGCTGGTGGTGCTCGACCTCGGCTCGGGCGTTCTCACCCGCCTCGGCGTGAACGGCATGAGCCCACGCTACCTGCCGACCGGGCACCTCGCCTTCGGCGGCGAGAGCGGATCGCTCGAGGTCGTGCCGTTCGACGCCGACGAGCGTCGGATCCTCGGCGCGCCGGTGGCGATGCTCGCCGGCCTCGCGCGGGCGCGGAATCGATCGGCGACCTTCGCGGTCGCCGCGGACGGGACTCTGGTCTATGCGACCGGCTACTTGAGCAACAGTCGTCACGAGCCGATGCGAGTGGTGCGCGCCTCGCGCGGCGGGCTGTTCGAAACCCTGCCGATCGAGCCCGATCTCTACGGCCGCGCGCTCGCGTCCACGCCGGACGGGCGGCGCCTCGCGCTGGCGCGCGAAGACCGTGGCGCCTGGGTCGTCGATCTCGCGCGGGGCACTCGGACCCGGGTCGCCGGCGACGAGATCACCGGCGCGATGGGTGTCGCCTGGTCGCCCGGCGGCGACCAGCTCGCCTGGATCGCGAAGCCGCCCGAAGGCGACGACGTCGCCGTGATCGTTCAGCCGAGCGACGGACGAGGAGCTCCGCGGGCGCTCGGCGTGAGGGACAGCGATCTCAGCGTCGCCGGCTGGATGCCGGACGGCCGCGAGCTGGTCGTCAGTCGTTGGGGAGCCTCGGCGACGATCGAGCGCGTGCCCCTCGCCGGCGAGAGCGAGGTCGTGTGGCGGGATCCCGGCTCGGTCAGCTCGAGCGCTCTGTCGCCGGACGGCGAACTCGTCGCTTTCGAATCGGACGCCGGAGAGGGTTACGAGATCTACCTCCTCTCCCTCGCCACGGGCGCACGCACGCAGGTGACCGGGACGGGCGGGCGCGCTCCGTTCTGGTCGCACGACGGTCGCGAGCTCTTCTTTCGACGCGGCCCGGCGGTCCTCGCGGTTGAGGTTTCGACCGCGGCCGACGGCTCGCCCCGCATCGGGCGCGAAGTGCGGCTGTTCGACTGGCCCGCGGCCTACAAGGTCGTCGCTGGAGCCGACGGCTCCTTCTACGGCACCGAGCCGGTTCCCGGCGCCGCGACGCAGACGAGCCTCGAGCTCCAGACCGGCTGGCTCGAGAGCGTGAGGCGGCTGGCGAGCGCGGGAAAGAGGAACTGAGTTGAGATCGCGAGAGAGGGAGCCGAAACTGTGATCGGCAGGCGTCTGGGTCCGTACGAGATCACCGCCAAGCTCGGCGAAGGCGGCATGGGCGAGGTTTACCGCGCCACCGACACCAAGCTCAAGCGCGAAGTCGCGATCAAGGTACTGCCACAGGAGTTCACCGCGGACAAGGAGCGCCTGGCGAGATTCGAGCGCGAGGCACAGCTCCTCGCCCAGCTCCACCATCCCAACATCGCCTCGATCTTCGGCCTCGAAGAATCCGACGGCGTGCGCGCTCTCGTCATGGAGCTCGTCCCCGGACCGACGCTCGCCGACCGCCTCGAATCCGGAGCCTTTTCCATTACTGAAAGCCTTTCTACCGCGCTCCAGATCGCGCAGGCGCTGGAAGAGGCGCACGAGAAGGGGATCGTCCATCGTGACCTCAAACCCCAGAACATCAAGGCTCCCAGTGAAGGCGTGGCCAAGGTCCTCGACTTCGGGTTGGCCAAGGCGATGGAGGCGACTCCCGGCGCCGCGTCCGCCGCCGACCTCGCGCGCTCGCCGACGCTGATGAACTCCCCGACCCTTACTGCGGTCCACGGCACGCAGCTCGGCATGATCCTGGGGACGGCGGCCTACATGGCGCCGGAGCAGGCGAAGGGCAAGACGGTCGACAAGCGGGCCGACATCTGGGCGTTCGGCGTCGTGCTCTTCGAGATGCTGACCGGTCGCCCCCTGTTCGGCGGCGAGACCGTTTCCGAGACGATCGCCGAAGTCCTCAAGCAGGAGATCGACTTTGCGGCCCTCCCGGCAGCGCTTCCGGCCGGCATTGCGCAGCTCCTTCGGCGATGCCTCGAGCGGAATCCGCAGCGCCGCCTGCGCGACATCGGCGAGGCGCGCATCGCGCTCGAGCAGGCGCTCGCTCCCGGAGCGGGCGAGGTCGTGCCCGCGCGCTCCCTGCCACCCGAAGGCGCCGTGTCCTGGCGACGCGCGCTGCCATGGGCTGTGGCCGCCTTGCTCGCTTCTGCCGTCGTCGCCCTCTGGATCGCGGGCCGGGGCCCGGAAGGGGCTCCGGCGCGTCCGCCGATCGTTCTCGCCGCTCGCCTCCCCGTCGGCCTCGCCTTGCCGCTCGACAACCGCGGGCTCTACGGCCAGACCGGCCTGCTCGCGATCTCGCGCGACGGCCGGCGCATCGCCTTCACCGCCGGACCGGGCGACGAGACGCACCTCTTCATCCGCAACCTCGACAGCGCCAAACTCGTCCCGATCGAGGGCACCAGCGGCGCGAGCAGCCCGTTCTTCTCGCCCGACGGGCGGTGGATCGGTTTCTTCGTTCCCGGGAAGCTGCGCAAGATCGCGGTCGACGGCGGCAAGCCGATCGATCTCGCCGACGCGAGCCTCGACCGCGGAGCTGCCTGGTGCCCCGACGGATCGATCGTCTTCCCGACCAACGTGACCTCGGGGCTCGTCCGTCTGCCACCGGGCGGCGGGCCGCCCGTCCCGCTGACGCAGCTCGACCCCGCCCAGGGCGAGCGCACGCATCGCTGGCCGGCGGTCCTGCCGGGCGGCAAGGAGGTGGCCTTCACGGTCGGACGTGTGGGCCAGCCGGGTGACTACGAGTCGGCGGCGATCGACGCCGTCGAGCTCGCGACCGGCAAGCGCCGTCCGCTGTTCCGCGGCGCCAGCATGGTGCGCTTCACCTCCACCGGCCACGCCCTCCTCGCGCGCGAAGGCCAGGTGCTCGCCATGCCGCTCGCCGGGGCTTCGGGGGCGACGACCGAGGATGCCGCGCAGGTGCTCTCGGGCGTCGCCGGACTCGCCGCGAGCGGCGTGCTCTACTTCGACGTCGCCGACGACGGCACGCTGGTCTACGCGGAAAGCGATCCTGGAG encodes:
- a CDS encoding dienelactone hydrolase family protein, coding for MPLRSRTNAFRRQLAMGLTLVLGLAVAQHSVFAFPKESAPASVEALSRELARAAARRDWEAAVEVARQLTAARPDSAPDAYNLACMLSRGGRKEDAVVALTRSAELGFAFTSTLLRDEDLDPIREQRGYAAALERIRGNNAAELELTKPRLASAPLLSFAPKRTPKGTPNGPLPLVVALHGYGGTPEPIAEAFRAAASRLGALLVVPRGQEGVGNGFGWGVVEQAEYLVLEAIARTAKERPIGPVVLTGFSQGAGVALTMAARYPERFAGVVAVAGWFEERLAPVPERLPSPFPRFAFLNGERDEAAANNRLAARRLEKAGAGVRVRIYPGLGHEFPPAEGRDRELEQALRFAFGF
- a CDS encoding bifunctional metallophosphatase/5'-nucleotidase — protein: MPRITRRTFAWLAALAPASIGRAFGALWNDVGRLGGGEHELTLLYTNDFHSAFEPIPAYWLPGSPRLGGAAHLATLIDRQRAAARTTFLLDSGDMFTGTMSVLTQGEALMEMMTVMGYDAMGVGNHEFDYGWEVFERQITRVPFPVLCCNVRHLGARSRFCRPYTLLERNGVRLGVIGVMGSRAAKYTIMPSKVDGLQFTDPVEEAAACVEALRPAVDLIVVLAHQGLPGPMQTDAENDPDVQRPLDEDLAFCGAIPDIDVYIAAHSHRGLETPLVHPETGTLLVQTYGYGTRLGALHLKLRDRRVVEHRGELLKVWSDELPAHPAVAARVGHYQKIVGSQIGGDIGRASARFVRKYNTESPLGSFVADVMRERARCDVGFTNAGGLRADLPAGGLHRGHVLDALPFINTLVTLDLSGRDLRSVVEQGASLTAGMVQVSGLRAVYDLARPIGSRVLDLRVGDRPVEDDRRYRVATNSFLAEGGDRYESLRNGRELARDALLSDCVVDHLRATGTIAPPPPGRLVPARRT
- a CDS encoding serine/threonine-protein kinase — translated: MIGKRLGPYEVTAKLGEGGMGEVYRATDTRLKREVAIKVLPAAFTADPERLARFEREAQLLAQLNHTNIAQIYGLETSGAIHALVMELVPGPTLAERLESGPLPFAESLSLALQIAQALEEAHEKGIVHRDLKPQNIKAPSEGKAKVLDFGLAKAMEATPGAASAADLARSPTLMNSPTLTAVRGTQIGMILGTAAYMAPEQAKGKTVDKRADIWAFGVVLFEMLTGRPLFGGETVSETIAEVLKQEIDFTKLPAGLPASVGRLLRRCLERDPQRRLRDIGEARLLIEGALAGEPEAAGGSVEGAAWKISTPSGSFLVTSYRIGIAAAIAGAALIGLAAGRLVQSSESARTAKAIRATIALPQGLELDGVGAPEIAISPDGSTLAFLARGESGPQQLYVRRLDGDEARLVPGSETAEGPFFSPDGKWVAFAVGVSGLGGGVPRELRKQSLETGLTQTVAPIQDYFGGAWRNDGTIFFVDATDGTVSSVPASGGKPTLAVARASERGESPPVALFWPELLPDGGALVFSTLGRPTGELVVLDLGSGVLTRLGVNGMSPRYLPTGHLAFGGESGSLEVVPFDADERRILGAPVAMLAGLARARNRSATFAVAADGTLVYATGYLSNSRHEPMRVVRASRGGLFETLPIEPDLYGRALASTPDGRRLALAREDRGAWVVDLARGTRTRVAGDEITGAMGVAWSPGGDQLAWIAKPPEGDDVAVIVQPSDGRGAPRALGVRDSDLSVAGWMPDGRELVVSRWGASATIERVPLAGESEVVWRDPGSVSSSALSPDGELVAFESDAGEGYEIYLLSLATGARTQVTGTGGRAPFWSHDGRELFFRRGPAVLAVEVSTAADGSPRIGREVRLFDWPAAYKVVAGADGSFYGTEPVPGAATQTSLELQTGWLESVRRLASAGKRN